A stretch of DNA from Telopea speciosissima isolate NSW1024214 ecotype Mountain lineage chromosome 5, Tspe_v1, whole genome shotgun sequence:
AGTGATCCTAAGCTTGGTCTTTCTCATaactaacaagggttagtttgtgtcgaaccctaatcatatatggtctattttcctgcatgatgcatgtaatgggtagaattaataggacagaacaaggtcacccttaacagaaccgatatacctatcgcttgtTGTCGCGAATTGCAGGCacatggttcttttaatatacctagagagtaggtcacacggTCTCAGAGCAATcaagctagtgccttttttgggtggctaaagcaccccacagcacactagtgaatacccttgctggtgattctaaacttgtacagtaaatatcaagggttgtagctTCACCGCGAATTActcatgactactcatggggtccaacgactaactacgggggtaagaggggttcccatgcagtgtgtgtgttcaagaaagtggtacaggaagcggctatcatccgatctcagagtacttagtatgacgtgcctcacctccccgggggtaaaggcacgatagggagtaccctcgccgtttgatttcacttcgagcactatgtatgatgcggttagtacacacaggggttagccaagataaacatattatggtatttattttttatttattttgtacattttttctttttattttattttatatatatatatatatatacataaaagtttggagagaacattctgtcatttattgatagcacctatttagaaagtttgacctcgagTGGACGTTTGTCCACTCACATCCCCAGCGGAGTCgtcactgtaagtaccgtggtcctcgggacgagggttcctcagccttatgggcgacatgggtttgatatatatacatggatggataatagataatattgtcaatgtataatattgataaatgggggattaggatcattcattaaaatatgttaatataatgtgaagtcgccacctagggttagggcctaggacccattaagtgtagccctatccgttgtgaacaaaatcgggctacatgactccatatggtctgaccaaaggttcgggtaaggggtcaggttacgagtgtgggaaggtgttaggcacccacctcgcccgatCGAAGCCGatctctctgtattagatgctacataaagacgaatgttctctctcttttattacggggatgggggatattatgaactacattcagatgctatgaattgaactaaaacataataaactacattacatatatgagaaatatggactaaaacgatgaaatacgaaaggactacattgaatcgaCAAGAATatagtaattatacctgtatggttgtattcccctggctcaggggagatagacgaatggattGATGCCGATTctttctgggcagagtaacggctctttcaaatgatttggagaggagaaaacagacaaaataatgtctgaaataaaggggttttgatggttatctaTGCACTGACGAGATAATAACGCCTAGGAGCAGGAGTGCTCTATGCTCGAAGGAATAAttgaaggatctatccacgaccAAGAAAATCTCACTCgctcacactctcataagagaaaggagagaaaagagggtaaaaaaatgagataaagagggtggaaatcacttagggagggtctctctacccaaaattccttagaaaatgagggagggggatcCTCCTagatcccctctctctcctagccagataagtcctccacgatgccgtggagatgtccacggtgccgtgggggacttttccatggcgccgtgtgtgatgtcagcaagctgatgtcacaccctctCATGGCGCCGTAGTAATCcagtacacatccccacggtgccgtgggaaggggTCTACGGCaccgtgggaaggagtccacggcgccgtgggggcacagtgccattttttcttgtttttaggcctaaaatgggtcatttggtgctcaacatggttcttggtcttatgggtcaggtatcttgggtctagaaagagggagagtgcgtcatccatcgtccatgtcccattatcatcatcaccaattagggggtgacaaaaatcagtgtctacagatgtatggggtattgatttcatggggcctttccctaactcttttggtaacctgtacatattacttgttgtggactatgtgtccaaatggattgaggcagttaaTTGTAAGatcaatgaccacaaggtggttgtgaaatttctgaaggagaacatcttctcccattttggtactccccgggctatcattagtgatcggggcaagcatttttgtaatcggccttttgaggccctcatgagaaagtatggtgtcgtccataagttggtcACACcttaccatccccagaccagtggccaggttgaggtttcaaataggcagatcaagcaaattcttgagaaaaccattaACCCGGAccgtaaggattggtctaaccggttgttagatgcattgtgggcccataggatagccttcaagatcgatcttggtcaatctccgtaccgtctagtgtatggaaaggcatgtcacttacctgtagagattgagcacaaggccttttgggctatcaagaagcgtaactttgacctacccactgcaggtgcccataggaaactccaactatctgagttggaagagcttaggaatgaggcatatgagaatgcctggatttataagaaaaaaaccaaggcttttcatgataggcacattttgagaaaatcttttgaggtaagccagaaagttttgttgtacaattctcgtttgcatatctttttaggtaagctgcgttctagatgggatggcccttatattgttcaaaaagtttatcctcatggggctgttgatgtcctcaatccaagtacaggagctactttcaaggtcaatggccaaagattgaagccgtacatagagatgcctactccagttgaaaaggaggtcatggatctccatgagcctctttacctttacccctgatatcctggtatgtatcccctcccttgtccttattctttcgtttctgcatgcattgagaacactgcatgaattaagtgtggggggtttgtgttggactttaattgtgaattttgtgaattttgattgtggcaatagtttttggttatgtgcataagtctcttcgatttacaaagcgagagtgagagggaattaggtgccctagcatgcaaaatagtaaaaaaatcccttttcaaggatggtagttggtttgtatccgggaatggggattgagtttaaaaatatgagtgctacttcatgtgatggttagattcctctatgtgtttatggacccctttgatcttttgactagtagttgagaccaatttgtttgtggcaaggcatgaaagtgaaagtgaatgaaaaaaaaaagagagaaacaaaaagaaaagtggaattccttgggactagacagggcactatgcctcatgaagcagggtgacttgatcgaaattccttggaaggaaactcaaaaaaaaaaaaaaaaaaactcttgcatcaatgtctcaatgtcttatggatacatgcaaaaagcaaagctgccaagtatttgggtgtctagtgtatgctccaccatgtcattcaaagaatagtagtggagtagaaaaagagtttattgttgagaatgaaaaaaaaaaaaaaaaaaacttttaccttaatgcctggaaaagaaagtatggtaaaaaatactcaatgcctaagtctttggttccatcagtgctatgagtggtttacttgaaggtgagtagtgttcagaaaatatgaggagatcccttgaccttgatgcatgcttgttacttgaattgatgtggggtgataaaattcaagtgtgggggaacctttggcttcttaatctttagttgagtatttctttgagattgtgtccactatcttacttatgccatgagaaaaatttacatcattcttttttatttattgaattttgggtgtatattcactgcaaacacccacgagacacaactcgtccactaggggtaacctaggggttgaaaggcttgttgcatatgctaagtgcaaccgtgattcctatgaaagtgagttaggattttttttgcatttcaggttggtttttcttttttgctttacttgaggacaagtaactttcaagtgtgggggaatctgatgagcacatttatgtgtgaaatctgagggcataaagcatacattttatcacattggacagagttactttgatgctttcttgtgtttttccgattttgggctattctggactatggggagctgcatgtcccaagttacacgtaaagttgtcattttttcttccatggctgtaagaagactaaatttggagcaagttgaaCGGGAAaaaacgcaagtacgcattcatctagcccaccgtacaattgattattctttttagcccaagaaaggataatgggtcagaaaggagctgtagtgcaagcccatagttaatctaccactgcccaaggacgtttttgacattatagaagatatttctaagcaatggtggagatctactgcaagtacaaggccgttttggcaattttgcattcttgaagagagagaaggactgctacccacatggagggacccacaatgccattagattccattaattttgaaggcccacaaggtgtccacgatttttatgggaTGCATTTAATGCCAAacgatttttagaggatacattggggattttgttatttggttgagtggaatcctagtcatgaCTATCctagtcatctctctctctctctctctcctccaacttttcaagggcattcctggaatttcacttgggatagatttattttgaaagatattttctcatctatggaaggttgaaaaatcaaagatgttttgattttattgcttagagaagatatctacaaagaaaaggaagcataagttagaattagaaatttgcttttctagaaatagaaggtttatgtaaacaatattcttttctctccttctttctattttttttcttttttcttgggattcaaggcaatgtaaaggaggaaggagaagagaatattctcttttcttaaggaatatttctcctacacttccctcttctctcttctcccctttcccctataaataccccctacctctcttgtaaagtttGCTCATTCACGTAgtgaaatttctctcttcatctccatctaatttgtgatttttgacttttttaagttctagtttgcttttatgatttttagttaagggttataataggtttagtttatgctttaatttcaatttaagtcttcaattgggttgcaatttcttaattctagtttaggttttaagccttctagtctaagttcttcagttgatgacaagacttgaagatttagaagaggaggccatgataagtttatgcaagtattcaagattttcaattacattcatgcaagcacatccaggttttactatctaaactctcaatctcattctccatctcctctatctctctctatcttcttcttcttctccctctatttcttttattttaattttatatggttgtggtttgtggatgcatttttattctcttatttctttttatgtggttagtatgtgtggctgcatttttattcctttcaattcgctttagtttgataggttagatgctcatgtgctaggacgccgatttaatcccttaattttgttagatgcttatgagttaggatgcattgattttcggtagtttaattagtttaatttaacactttaatttgattcactttgcattacttttaagttagttaaatagagtggcatatatctcctcgtgtttgacccgtagctacggtTGACCCATACgtttgcggttttattttaactcaaacaagctccactgagcccagtaaggaaatgcatgcaaacatatcacacagtccatgatgaatgtcctaagtaAGCAtactcctaacatggatactaagtcgcatgaggtataagtactactgtaatagaataCTAGCCTCGGTCTcgaaaacacataaccagacgtcggtcacccgagcgaaagcaTTCTACTATGGTGGAGACCCGGCAGCTCAGGCATCATACATCTGACGCTAACGGACCCCCAGTGACTAACCCTATtgtttgttcccacagcggagtacacacgctaacatgggacagtgaatggcattccggaatcatcctttcagacctaccacgggttatccaataCCTCttcccttgttggtaagggacgtagtactgggttatgaAGCATCCTAACCCAATGCAGTCTAGTCATGAAGGCACATGTATGTACAGATCAATTGTAAAATAACAGTGCATCATTAACATCAATTGTACAGTATCAAATAATATTAATGTAATGTAGTATGCCAATGCAACCTAATCACATGCAATTAAGTGCAAGAATTAAAGCTAGAAAGCTATATGATTTGAGCAGTAACAATGATGCATGGCATGGCATATTGAACAAGAAAAATTAAGACAATAAACACGCTGAAATTaagtcaaattcccttacctggcGATGATAGACCTAGGTCAATAACCCTCCAGAGATCCAAGCAAGATAGACAAGAAACAGGGTATACAGCCTTGTATATCAGACAATTCACAAAAATTAGGTTCTGTgatggtccaaggtcaagtcATCTAGAGTCCAGGTCACAAATGCACTAAAATAGGAAGCCAgatgcagacttccagggagccggACGACCACCCCtaggcctgcaactccatccggctACTCGGCCAGAATTGGGGTTTTTGGCCCAGGTACGTGGATCTTCACATGCAGACCACCAATTTTATGTTTTGCACTGTCCTAAGGTGGGTCAACACAAAATtatgatttaattataaaagTTAAAAGCAATTTGGGGGTTTAAAGAGATTAACCCCAATTTCCAACTTAGGGTTTAATAAATTAATGGTTTCAGCTGCAATTTGATGAACAACAGGCAATTGGCAGTGTAATTTTAGGTCTGAACCATTATTAGGTCCAAATTAAGAGGTCAGAGATGGGTCATTAGTCAACTAAACCTATATAAGCTAAGGTTTAATGGCAGGTTTTAGCATAGATTCAATTAGAGATGGAgaaacaaggagaagaagatgaatacAGCAAGCTTTTTATGACCTACCTGAATGCAGCAACAAGGAGAGGTGATGGCAGCAATATCTTGGGCAGCAAGGACTCCAAAGAAGGCTTAAAAGCTCCAAGATCAGGTATGGAATCAAAGCCCTAAGATGAAATCTTccaatttcctcttcttcttctctttgctccttctcttctatttcttttctatgTTCTCCTAAGGCTGAAtcaatttcttctctttggttttTATGAATTCTAAATAGTATAAATGGGTTGTTATTATATATAGTGGATTAGTTAAGTAGTGtttgttttaataattaaaaatctgttttttataACTTAAttctaaaatttgattttaagtAGAATTAATTACTAATTAGGTTATTCTAATTAtaaaatgatgtcatatgacatcaggaGCAATCCGAGTACGGGTAACTATTGAAACtaggattccccactggggatgtgggtcccacatagaTAAAttactaaactacccctataaACTCTAATTGGTCAATGTAATACATTATAAAACACAAGTAAATAGTACTTACAATGGAGTTAATTGATAGAGAGGTTTTGCATGCTGTCCAGCCAGTAGATCCGACACAGGTAACTTTGGTGCGGGGTTCCATCAAGGTCCTCCGACTCCAGAAGAGCAAGTTGGGAGGATTCTCCGAAATCCACCATAGAAGTGTCAAGGGATTGATCTGTATCCTCGACAGATGCAACCCATAGCATTGAAGCAACCATAGCCTCGGAACTGGAACctgtaatcacacaagttccaaagtttaaatttattgtGATTTTCACACTCCACCCTCCTTATTAGAATTTTGACCTTGGAATTGACGTACCTGGGAGATCGAAGAGATAAGggtatctctctttcatcaagtcttTTCTTTCCCAAGATGCTTCAACTGCAAAGTGGTTACTCCATCTGACTTTAACAAAAGAGATAGTTCGATTCCTCAGGTTGTGTTCCTTTGTATCAATAATCTCTTCGAGCACCTCTTCATAGGTCAGATCAGCAATAAGTTCAGCTGGTTGTTGAGGCAGAAGATGTGTTGAATCAGGGATGTATTATCTCAGCATAGagacatggaatacatcatgtaCACCGACAAGTGATGGGGGCAGTGCAAGCTGATAGGCCACTGCACCAACTCTGGCTATAATCTCATAGGGGCCGATGTATCGAGGACTCAACTTCCCTCTCTTCCCAAATCTCACAACACATTTGATTGGGGACACCTTCAGGAATGCTTTCTCACCAACTCTGAACTGAATGTGTTGTCTTCTTCTATCTATATAGTTCTTCTGTCTGGACTGTAcagccttgatcttctctcttatcagATCAACCTTCTCACAGGTCTTCTGGATCAATTCAGGGCCCAATATACGtcgctctccaacttcatcccagtatagTGGAGTACGACATGTCTTGCCATACAGGGCCTTGAATGGAGTCATCTCAATGGATGCGTGGTAGctgttattataagcaaactcaatcAGGGATAGTTGTTCATCCCAGCTGCCAGTCATCTCAAGTACACATGCcctgagcatatcttctaagGTCTGAATTGTCCTCTCTGACTGTCCATCTGTCTTAGGGGGTTGTGCTGAACTATGGCTCAACTCAGTACCCATAGCCTTCTATAGACTCTTCCAGAACCTAGAAGTAAACCTTGAGTCTCTGTCAGACATAATGTTCACTGGTACTCCATGTAATCTGATAATAATATCCACATAAAGTTTAGCCAATTGATCCATAGAGTAGGTAATCTTCATTGGAATAAAATGAGCAGTTTTGGTCAATCTGTCTATAATTACCCAGATTGTATCCATTCCGTTCCTAGTGTGAGGAAGgccagtgacaaaatccatagtgatgtTCTCCCATTTCTACTCTGGAATAGCAAGGGGTTGCAGTAGTCCCTGTGGTTGGTGTCTGATAGCCTTTACTTGCTAACAAGTAGAGCATTTGGATACATAGGTTGTCACATCATGCTTCATTCCATGCCACTATAAGTACTGTTTCAAGTCTCGGTACATTTTTGCACCACCTGGATGATTGATGGGCTTCTTGCAAAATCAGACTCTTCAATTGACTATTAGCAGGTACACACAGTCTGTCTCTGTACATCAGAACTCCATCAACTGTCACTGTGAAACCAGTATCTTTTTGTGTCCCAGCCTGAATACTTCTTGAAATGTGTTGGAACTCTTCATCAGAAGATTGTGCTGCAATAATCTGGGCTCGCAGTGATGGCTGCACCATCAATACTAAAATTAATTCTTCAGTCTCTCCAAATATAAGCTCCATATTCAATACACTTAAGTCCTTCAGAATCTCATCATTAATCATAATTCTGCATGTTGCCCAATCAGAGGACTTCCTGCTGAGTGCATCAGCCACAACATTGGCTTTCCCTGGATGATATAAAATGTCGAACTCATAATCAATAATGAGTTCCAACCATCTTCTTTATCTTATATTTAACTCTTTCTCCATGAAGAAGTACTTTTAAGCTCTTATGATCAGTGAAGATCTCAATCTTTTCACCATACAGATAATGCCTCCACATCTTCTATGCAAAGACAACTGTTGCCAATTCTAGGTCATAtgtagggtagttcttctcatggtcCTTTAACTATCTAGGACCATAGGCAATAACTTTCGATTCTGCATCAACACACACCCTAGCCCTATCTTGGAGGCATCTGTATACACAACCATCCCCTCAGTTCCTTCAGGAAGGACAAGAACTAGGGTTGTCaccaacttcttcttcaattcttgaaaactatCTTCACAgtcttcattccactcaaacttagcaccctttTTAGTAAGTTGTGTCAAACCTTCTGTAGTATCCAACTAACCCCAGAAAACTCCTTATCTCTGTCACAGTCTTGGGACTCTTCCAATTCACCACAGCTTCAACCTTCCCTGGGTCTACTTCAATCCCTCTGGCTGAAATTACATGGCCTAAGAACCCAACTTAAGgcagccaaaattcacatttgctgaattttgcATAAAGTTGCTTCTCTCTTAGCCTTTGTAGAACAAACCTCAAGTGttgagcatgctcttcttcattcttggagtaaaccaagatgtcatcaatgaagactatCACAAATTTGTCCAGGACATCATGGAAGACTCTATTCATTAAAGCCATAAAGGTTGTTGGGGCATTAGTAAGGCCAAAAGACATTACCAGGAACTCGTAGTGTCTATATCGAGTCCTGAAGGCTGTCTTACTAATATCAGCTTCCTTGATTCGAAGCTGATGGTACCCTGATCTGAGATCAATCTTCGAAAAGACTTGGGCACCCTGAAGTTGATCAAAGAGATCATCAATCCTTGGTAAAGGATActtattcttgattgtcaattcATTCAGCTCTCTGTAATCAATGCACATGCGCATGGAgccgtccttcttcttcacaaataacaCTAGAGCACCCCAAGGTGAGATACTCGGTCTTATgaatcctttcttcaacaagtcttgaagttgagcctgtaattctttcaattcactCGGCGTCATTCTATAAGGTGCTTTAGATACCAGCGCCGCACCAGGTATTAGATCAATcacaaactcattctcccttGGTGGAGGTGGACTTGTCAAGTCATCAGGGAAGACATCAGAAAATTCCCCAATAATAGGGATCTCTGATATAGGCCTAACCTGTGTCCTGGTATCCATAACTGACACAAGGTATCCTTGGCATCCCTTGTTcaacatcttcttcatctttaagGCTGAAATCACCATCTttctgggtttcttcttcttgtcaccCACAAAGACGAATCCCTTCTCGCCTCTAGGCTGGAATACAATCTTCCTGTCAGCACATAACACATTGGCCTTATATGCtgccaaccaatccattcccaataTGATATCAAAGTCAATCATATCGAGTTGAATCAGATGAGCATTCATGTCTCTGCCAGCAATTCTCACAGCACACGACTCATACAATGTGTTCAAATCTATCCTTGACCCAGTAGGTGTGCTAACTGCTAGACCCTCTGTCAGACACTTAGGTGATACACCCGTCCTCTTAGCAAATGACGGAGACACAAAGGAATGTATCGCCCTTGTATCAAACAAGGTGTATGTAGGAGTAGAATAGATGAGAATGGTACCTATATGCCATGACTTGATGATTATGTATGCATGATATCATTTAATGAAAATACAATTAGGTATGAGTTAGAATGATACCAGTAACCACTGCCTGGTTAGCCTCAGCCTCACTTGCAGTCACAGAATATACTCGGCCCTGAGGCTTACAGGCTGGCTGGCGAGCGGGAAGAACAGGCCTCCTGTTGTAGCAGGTTCTGGAGGTATGCCCCATCTGACCACAACTGTAGCACTTAAACTCT
This window harbors:
- the LOC122663020 gene encoding uncharacterized protein LOC122663020: MERFLKIQPLIFAGISRDTLQPVKWVKEMEKAFKFLGCTDEQKLVCAGYKLQYEAEAWWETTRPILEAAHPVLSWEVFKEAFFGNYFPTSVRKKKEIELAELTQGPKSVLEYQQKFEELFFFAPPHLNNDEVKPQKFEDGLKPQIASIMFPRVNQGYSETVQMAKKIEDKQRDAYHVSQTSNKRAAPFFDRGFNKFMKSFGPSTASVLPQRSESESSVSRPVYASPSTKAIDTTTPASTAEFKCYSCGQMGHTSRTCYNRRPVLPARQPACKPQGRVYSVTASEAEANQAVVTGTILIYSTPTYTLFDTRAIHSFVSPSFAKRTGVSPKCLTEGLAVSTPTGSRIDLNTLYESCAVRIAGRDMNAHLIQLDMIDFDIILGMDWLAAYKANVLCADRKIVFQPRGEKGFVFVGDKKKKPRKMVISALKMKKMLNKGCQGYLVSVMDTRTQVRPISEIPIIGEFSDVFPDDLTSPPPPRENEFVIDLIPGAALCYL